The sequence GCTGCATATAGTCCAAAACAATGAGGTCGAGGCCGTGCTGCTGCTTCAGGCGGCGCGCCTTGGAACGAATTTCCATCATGGTGAGGTTCGGGGAATCATCAATGAACAGGGGCGCGTCTTGGATGCGGTTGAGGGTGTCATCAATCTTGGCCCAATCCTCCGTAGAGACACGCCCACCACGCATATCGGAAAGTTTGACCTCCGCCTCCGCCGAGAGCAGGCGCATAACGATCTCCGAGGCGGACATCTCAAGGGAGAACACGACGGAGGTTTTGTTATGTTGCAAGGACGCCGAACGCATAAAGTCCATGGCTAGGGTGGACTTACCCACACCCGGACGCGCCGCCACAATGATCATCTGGCCCGCGCGCAGACCGTTAGTGAGGTTATCCAAGTCAATGAACCCGGTGGGAACGCCGGCTTCCACGCCATTTTGTTGGAGGGCAGCAAGCTCATCGATCGTGGGGTCAATAAGATCAGTCAGCGAGCGATAGTCCTCAGTAGTCTTCTTCTGCGCTACCGCGAAGACTTCCTGCTGAGCGCGGTCCAGCACTGATTCAATCTCGAGGTCTTCAGAGCCCTCGAAGCCCAACTGGACCACTCGCGTACCGGCGTCAACCAGCTTGCGCAACACAGCCTTCTCCGCGACGATCTCAGCGTAGTAGCGCGCATTAGCCGCCGTGGGAACTGTGGCCAGCAGAGTATGAAGATAGGGCGCGCCGCCGACGCGCTCCAAGTTGTTGTAGCGGTCCAGGCGGGAGGCCACGATAACCGCGTCAATATCCGTACCGCCGGCATACAGGTCAATCATCGCCTGATAGATGAGCGTGTGGGCTGGGTAGTAGAAGTCCTCGGGCTCAAGCTCCTCAATGACCTCCATCACCGTATTCGGGCTGAGCAGCATCGCGCCCAAGACGCCCTGCTCTGCCTCACGGTCTGCTGGTGGCTGGCGGAATTC is a genomic window of Corynebacterium singulare containing:
- the dnaB gene encoding replicative DNA helicase, whose product is MTNASFDDDSVPLPPEPSEDESRRSYRRGHSRPEEPKRYGEFRQPPADREAEQGVLGAMLLSPNTVMEVIEELEPEDFYYPAHTLIYQAMIDLYAGGTDIDAVIVASRLDRYNNLERVGGAPYLHTLLATVPTAANARYYAEIVAEKAVLRKLVDAGTRVVQLGFEGSEDLEIESVLDRAQQEVFAVAQKKTTEDYRSLTDLIDPTIDELAALQQNGVEAGVPTGFIDLDNLTNGLRAGQMIIVAARPGVGKSTLAMDFMRSASLQHNKTSVVFSLEMSASEIVMRLLSAEAEVKLSDMRGGRVSTEDWAKIDDTLNRIQDAPLFIDDSPNLTMMEIRSKARRLKQQHGLDLIVLDYMQLMSSGKKVESRQQEVSEFSRQLKLLAKELEVPLIAISQLNRGPESRTDKKPQLADLRESGSLEQDADMVMLLYRPDSQDRDDPRAGEADIILAKHRGGPIDTVKVAHQLHYSKFVNMAHG